TCAGCACGCCGGTACCGATGGCGATGGCCTCCATGTAGTCGTCCGCGCCCTTCTTCGGCACCCATAGCGTGGCGTACTGAAGAATCAGGCCCGCGACGAGGCCGCCGGCGGTCGGCAGCAGCAGGCGCTGCCACCAGTTCAGATCCCGTGCCAACTCCACCATGCCGCTGTGATGCCCCGCGAGCAGAAACTGCAACCCTGAGAGCGCTTCGCGGAACGCCACGGTGGCCAACGCCCCCAGCAGCCCGACGATGCCGGCGAGCAGCAGCGTGATTTGCAGGGTGTTCGGTGCGAATTGACGCCGCACCCACACAACGACAGGCGATTTGGCCCAGGCGGACACTGCTGACACGGATAAGAGACGGTCGTGATCGAAATTGGGTCTCATGGTATCGACCGACGACTTAATTTGAAAGCGCAGGGCTCAACGGGCGGAATATCGCCGAAGGGAGTCGGGGAAACTGAATACTGCTCAGATAATGTGGTTTTGGGATGGGATTTCGCTTTCCATGCCGTTTTGGCCGCGTCTGCCGCTTCCGTATCGCTATTTGTGGACGTCGCAATCCCCTGCGCACTTTTTGTCATTCGATTCGGGGATCCCCGTTCGCATGGCGGGATTCCCGAGTCGGACGTCAGTAAAACTGAACGTTGCTCACATAGGCGCATTTTTCGCGCTCATATCGACGATGGCTCCGGGCGTCACCATGCGATCGCACCGAGGCCCCGGAAGTGCGATTTTTCTGCGGGGCGGTGAGCGACGTTCCGGGTCGACCTTGAAAGCCCCCATTCACTGGAGAACTTCTGAACGTTATTCAGATAAACGTAAATTTGCTGCGGCAAGACGCATTTGCAGTGATGGCGGTGCGTTTCCATTGCCTGTGAGGACGCGAGCGCCACCCTCTCCCGCCGATGCATGCGGCCTCGCCCCACGGGTGCTCGATTCAGCGTTTGGCGACCGTACGTCGGTGATGAGCACCATGTCCCTTGCTCCGTCCTATTTCAACTGGTCACATTCCACTCGGTGAAATAGAATGGCGCGCAATCGAATTGGAACAGAGAAGCAACACCGTAATGGCAGTGAGCAAAAAAACCGCACAGAAAACACCCGTGCGTCTGGAAGATCAGTTGAGTTTCGCGTTGTACTCGGCATCGCTCGCCATGATCAAGGCGCACAAGCCGATGCTCGACAAGCTGGGTCTGACCTATTCGCAATATCTCGCGATGGTCGTGCTTTGGGAGCAGGACGACATCGCCGTCAATCAACTGGGCGCGCGTCTCGGGCTCGATTCGGGCACGCTCACACCGTTGCTGAAAAGACTGGAAACCATGGGACTTCTGACGCGCCGTCGCGGCGAAGCGGACGAGCGTCAGGTGTTCATCGACCTCACGCCGCGCGGGGTGAACCTGCGTCGTGAGGCACGTCAGGTTCCGGCACAGATCCAGGCCGCCGCGGGCCAATCCGACACCGCGCAGAAGACGCTTCGCAACTTGCTGCTGCAACTGCGCGACGCGCTCAACGACGTTTGACAAAAAGACGCGCGCCGCCGCCTTCCGGCCGGACGCGCGTCATTCAGTGATGCGCAATCGATCGGCGCCGCGGTGCCGATCAGTGTGCCGGGACGAGCATGTCGACACCGTCGATCTTCTCGACGGTGTAGCCGGCATCGCGCCATGCATCGAGGCCTCCGAGCAGCGGACGAACCTCCGTGAAGCCTTGCGCGCGCAACTGCTGCGCGAGCCGCGCGGCGGTCACTTCGTTCGGACAGGCGCAAAACACCACGATACGGCGATCGCGCGGGATGTCGCGCAGTTGATCGGCCAGGTTGTCGTCGGGCTCGATGGCTAGGGCGCCGGGGATCGTGAACGGATCGATGGCGCGGCGCGCCGCCGAGCGTACGTCGATGACGACGGGCGTCACCTCATCCTTCATCCAGTCTTCGAGCGTCTTCACGCCGATGCGCGCCATGCGCAGCGAGCGCAGCAGCCGGTAGCGGTTCAGCCACCGGTTGAGCAGGTACAGCGCGAACACGACCACCACCAGCCAGAGCACGCCGCGCCCGAGAGTATCGAAGGCGTCGAGGACCGCCACGATGTGCGAGGCGAAGCCCACGCCCAGCGCCACGGCCACACCCGACCAGAGCATGGCGCCGATGGCGTCGTACAGCAGGAACTTGCGCCAGGGCACGCCGAGCGCGCCGGCCATCGGCACCGACAGGGCCGAGAGTCCCGGTACGAAGCGGGCGAACATCAACACGCGCACACCGTGCCGTCCCATCGCGCCCTCGGTACGGCTCACGCAGGTGTCCGGCGAGATCGACAGGCGGCACATCAGGCGCAGGATATGGTGGCCGTAACGCCGACCGGCGAGAAACCAGAGGACGTCGCCGAGCAACGCGGCGAATACCGCCAGGGCGACGATCAGCACCGCCGGGAAGAGCGACGTGGACGCCGTGACGATCAGCGTGGGATAGGCCGGCAACGGCAATCCCAGCGCCTGTCCCAAGATATTCAGAAAGACGAGCCAGAGTCCGTAACGGGCGATCAGATCGAACAGCATGCCGGGTACCTGTGGTGTTGGCGAACGAGCGCGATGTCGCGCAATAACGCATGGTATCGCCCGGCGATGACGTTCAGAAGCCGAAAAGGCGAAAAGTAATGTTGCTTTTCTGGAACGGTGATGGCGTCAGTGACCGGCGGACGCTTTTGCGCCGCGTTTCGGCCGGGTCATCCAGACGAGCGCCGCCATAGCGAGGAAGACGTAGCCCGACAGGTGGAAGATGTCGTTCGTAGCGAGCATGAAGGCGTGCCGCGTGACGAGGTCGTTGAGCATGCCGACCTCCGCACCGTTGCTCAGCCCGAGACCCAGGCGCAACTGGTCGAGGTAGCTCGTCGTGGCGTCGGAATACGGCGTGATGCTCTCGGCGAGTCGCGCGTGGTGATAGATCGCCCGGTCTTCCCACATCGTCGTGCTCACCGCCGTGCCGATCGCACCGGACAGCGTGCGGAAGAAGTTCGACAGGCCGGATGCGGCCGCGAGTCGCTCGTCGGAAATGCTCGAGAGCGTGATGGTCGTCATCGGCACGAAGAAGCACGCGATGCCGATGCCCTGCACGAGCCGCGGCTCGATCACCTTCGCGAACGACATGTTCAGCGCGAAACCCGAATTCCAGAACGACACCCCGGCAAACACGAAGAACGCGAACGAGGCCACCGCGCGCAGATTGAGCCGCTCCATGTTCTGACCGATGATCGGCGAGAGTACCAGCGCGAGCAGGCCGACCGGAGCGGTCGCGAGGCCCGCCTTGCCGGCGGTGTAGTCCATCACCGTCTGGAGCCACAGCGGGAAGATCACCACCGACGCGAAGAACGTCATGAAGCCGAACGAGATCACCACGACCCCGAGCGCGAAGTTGCGGTCCTTGAACAGCGTGAGATCCACGATCGGGGTGTCGGACGTGAGCTCCCACAGGATCAGGAACGACAGACAGACGGTGGCCGTGATCGCAAGCGTGACGATCAGGCTGTTGTTGAACCAGTCTCGATCCTTGCCGAGGTCGAGCATCATCTGCAGCGAGCCCACGCCGATGGCGAGCAGCGCCAGACCGATGAGATCGATCGGCAGCTTCTGCGTCTTCGTCTCGTGTCCGCGCAGCAGTACGAAGCACGACACCGCGGAGAAGACGCCCACGGGCACGTTGATGTAGAAGATCCACGGCCAGGTGTAGTTGTCCGTGATCCATCCGCCCACGACGGGGCCGAAGATCGGCGCGACGATGACGGTCATGGCCCACAGGCCGAGCGCGAGCCCGCGCTTCTTCTCGGGGAAACTGCGCAGCAGGATGGTCTGCGAGAGCGGCACCATCGGGCCTGACACCAGGCCTTGCAACAGCCGGAAGAAGACCAGCGCTTCCATGTTGGGCGCGAGGCCGCACAGCATCGACGCCAACGTGAAGGCCGCCACCGACGACACGAACAGCTTCGTCTCGCCCACGCGCCGCGCGAGCCATCCGGTGAGCGGCACGGCGATGGCCGCCGCCACGGCGTACGAGCTGATGACCCACGTGCCCTGACTGTTCGATACGCCCACGCTGCCGGCAATGGTCGGCACGGCAACGTTGGCGATCGAAGTGTCGAGCACCTCCATGAACGTGCCCAGTGCGAGACCAATGGTGAGGATCGCCAGCCGTCCGCCGGTCAACGGCGCGCCTTGCGGCGCTGCGGCGGATTTTGCGGTGACTGCGTCGGCCATGTGAAGCGTCTCCCTGACGGTGCGACCGGATCCTGGCGGATCGCGGCGGTCCTTGATGGTTCCGGATGTTGCCGCAGAAACCGGGGCGATGTACGACGCGGGTTTGGAATCCGCGCTCTAAACCGCGAGGTTTCGCGCCATGCCATTGCACAAGACGTCCGACGCCGCATGATTCGCGCGTCGTCCATGGGTTTGCGCATGGCACGCTTCCTGCGATGACGTCGGCATGCGGCAAATTGCCTTTCTCTGGCGAACGTCAGACGTTTTTTCCGCTTGACGCCGACGGACCGGCGGGATTGAATCGCCGCTGACGCCCGACGCGCGCAATGCCGCGTCCGCTCTCCTCCGGGGCGTAGTCGTGCAGGCTCGAATAAAGGACTTTCGCCGGCGCTTTGTGCGTTCGACGATCGTACAACCACAGGATAAGCCCATGCAGCCAGGTAGCGTCGTTCCCCTTCAATACAGTGAGTTGCTGGTCCTGCTTTCGTTCGTGATATCGGCGCTGGGGGCCTATGTCGCGTTGGTGGCCGCGTCGCGCATTCGCGACGACGACGGACGCATCAGCAAAGGCTATCTCGTGGTGTCGGCGTTTGCGCTCGGCGGCATCGGGATCTGGGGCATGCATTTCATCGGCATGGCCGCGCAGCGCATGCCGTTCCCGGTTTCGTACTCGCTCTGGCCGACGCTCGGCAGTCTATTGCTGGCCGTCGTGGTGTCGGGGGTGGCGCTCTGGTACGTGGCGCGCTCGCCCTACCGCAATGCCGGCCGTTGTATCGTCGGTGGTGTGGCGGGCGGATTCGGCGTGGCCGGCATGCACTATCTCGGTATGAGCGCGGTGCGCACGCAGGCATATTTCGAGTGGGATACGACGATCGTCGCGCTGTCCGTGCTCATCGCGATCGTGGCCGCGAGCGTGGCGCTGTGGCTGGCGTTTCATCTGGAGACGAGTCTGCAGCGCGCGCTCGCCGCGCTGGTGATGGCCGTTGCGGTTTGCGGCATGCACTACACCGGCATGCGTGCCGGGACGATCATTTGCACGGCCGACACGCGGGCGGAGATCAGTGTGCGTCTGCAAGGCGATATGCTGCCCTATGGCGTCTTCGCGATTGCCTGCGTGGTGTTGCTCGCGATGGCGGTGCTGCTGTATCGCACGTCTCGCAGGCGGCGCGAGCGCATGGCCGCTCGCCTCGACGCGCTCATGCGCCAACGCGCAGGGCATACGTGATCGGGGATTGACTCGCATACCGAATCGATCTCTGTCGAAATTCACGTCGAAATCAAATTCAGCCTGACGGGAATACAAGACGCCGGACCATCGAAAGGTCGTCCGGCGTCTTGTCGTAGCGGATGGAAGTGGCGGAAAGCTGCGCGCCGAGGTGCGATGGCGCGAGGCTCAGTGCAGGATGGGACTGCCTCCGACAGGCATGACGTCGCCCGTCTCGATCAGATCGGAAATGAAGAACGGTTCAGTGTTGAGTTCACGGGATGCACCGGGCTGGCCGGCGTACCAGCGCACCATCGCCATGTCGCCCAGCACACGGGTCACGATGCCGATGGCGCCGCGCGGCACTGCGATGTGATTGGATTTGACGATCGATCCGACTTGCACTTGAAACTCCCTGCGAATGACGAAGAACCGATGCGCGCACCAGCGGGTGCGCTCATCGTCATCCGACTATACCGTATTGCGATGCGGGGATTGTCGATTTCTGGGGCGGCGTCATGAAAAAGCCCTCGGGAGGCGTACCGCGATGCTCGGCGAGCACGCGATAGTGCGGCCCGCGCGGCGTTCGTACCGAATGCACGAGCACATAGCCGTCGCAATGCCAGACCAGCGGCCGCGGGTAGGGATCGGCCGGTGCGCGACGCGCATGACGCAGCAGCGTGACATGCGGACGGAACGACTGCGTCACGACCCGGGCGCCGGTGGCGCGCCATTGCGAGAGCAGCGCGTCGCGGGTGGCCATGAGATTCTCCGGCACGCCAGGTGCGCCCGCCCAGACGATCTTGCGATCCGACCAATAGCCGAGATGATCGAACGTGAGCGAGAAAGGTGCGAGCGGTGTGCGTTGCATCAGCCCGAACAGCACGGGCAGGCGGGCGGGATCGACTTCGTCGAGAAAGGCCAGCGTCAGGTGCAGGGTCTGGGCGCGCAGCACACGGCCGCCGCATTCCGCATGGGCCGATGCAGCCCACTCGTGAAGCTGCGCACGCACGCCCTGCCCGGGCCACAAGGCAAGGAAGAGTCGCATGAGAACACCAGGGGATGGAGCCTGCTGATGATTCTCATAGTAGACGCGCCATACGGCGAATGCCAGCCGTGTCGCGCCGTGGACGGACGGCGGCGACAGAACGGGAATGGCGCGAAAGCATGCGGCTGATGTCTGATGCGACGCTGCGCGCCTTGGCCTTGGCCTTCGCCGGACGACGGTCCGACGGCCGGTGCGTCAGTTGGTGGAGACGCCCGTGTTGATGCCACGGCGCGCACGACGCGGCGTCTCGACCGGCTTTTCCTCGGCCTTGGGCTTGGCCGGATTCATGATGCTGTTCCAGTTGTTCTGAATCGCGGAGTCGGCGGTGTCGCGGGAGACGGCGCGCGAGATGTCCGCGCGCGGATTGAAGGCGGGTGCGCTGCCGGTGCCGGCTGCCGGGGCGCCGACGCCTGTCGTCGGGGCCGACGTGTTCTGCGCATGGGCGCGCGGAGTGAGCATGAGCGCGGTGATGGCCGCGGCGGGCAGCGTCATCCAGAGCAAACGGCGCAACGATGAGGCGTGGGAGGCGGAACGGACGGTTGAAGCGTGGGCCATGAAGTGTCTCGGGCGATGTAATGCGCGTTCGCCGGCGCGTACCCTGCCCGTATGTCAGGGGGCGACGTCGGCGTCGCGTCTCGATGGGGATTTCAGTAGCCGGGCGGCGGCTTCCAACCCGGGGGCGGAGGCGGCGGCGGTGCATAACGCTGCACCGGCTGCACCGGCTGCGACGACACCATGTCGCCGCGTACAGGCACACGATTGCCGTAGGCATACATGCACTGAATGTAGGCCTGATCATAGCGGCTTTGCGTCATGTATGCAGACGACTGTGCGTTGCTCATCCCCACGGCGCTGCCGGTGAGCAGGCCTGCGCCCGCGCCGATGGCCGCGCCCGAGCCGCCGCCGAAAGCCGCACCCGCCGCGGCGCCGATGGCGGTGCCGATGACGGCGCTGCCGACCGCGCTGTTGTTGGCGGCCGTGGCGCTGTCCAAACCGTTGTTCTGGCCCGAGGCGAACTGACGGCAGCTG
The Pandoraea pulmonicola DNA segment above includes these coding regions:
- a CDS encoding MHYT domain-containing protein yields the protein MQPGSVVPLQYSELLVLLSFVISALGAYVALVAASRIRDDDGRISKGYLVVSAFALGGIGIWGMHFIGMAAQRMPFPVSYSLWPTLGSLLLAVVVSGVALWYVARSPYRNAGRCIVGGVAGGFGVAGMHYLGMSAVRTQAYFEWDTTIVALSVLIAIVAASVALWLAFHLETSLQRALAALVMAVAVCGMHYTGMRAGTIICTADTRAEISVRLQGDMLPYGVFAIACVVLLAMAVLLYRTSRRRRERMAARLDALMRQRAGHT
- a CDS encoding YMGG-like glycine zipper-containing protein, producing the protein MTFESSLSRARHSLHRAPRARRLATPLAIAIAAAALAGCAVVPAGPSIMALPGTGKTFDQFRQDDFSCRQFASGQNNGLDSATAANNSAVGSAVIGTAIGAAAGAAFGGGSGAAIGAGAGLLTGSAVGMSNAQSSAYMTQSRYDQAYIQCMYAYGNRVPVRGDMVSSQPVQPVQRYAPPPPPPPGWKPPPGY
- a CDS encoding DHA2 family efflux MFS transporter permease subunit, which gives rise to MADAVTAKSAAAPQGAPLTGGRLAILTIGLALGTFMEVLDTSIANVAVPTIAGSVGVSNSQGTWVISSYAVAAAIAVPLTGWLARRVGETKLFVSSVAAFTLASMLCGLAPNMEALVFFRLLQGLVSGPMVPLSQTILLRSFPEKKRGLALGLWAMTVIVAPIFGPVVGGWITDNYTWPWIFYINVPVGVFSAVSCFVLLRGHETKTQKLPIDLIGLALLAIGVGSLQMMLDLGKDRDWFNNSLIVTLAITATVCLSFLILWELTSDTPIVDLTLFKDRNFALGVVVISFGFMTFFASVVIFPLWLQTVMDYTAGKAGLATAPVGLLALVLSPIIGQNMERLNLRAVASFAFFVFAGVSFWNSGFALNMSFAKVIEPRLVQGIGIACFFVPMTTITLSSISDERLAAASGLSNFFRTLSGAIGTAVSTTMWEDRAIYHHARLAESITPYSDATTSYLDQLRLGLGLSNGAEVGMLNDLVTRHAFMLATNDIFHLSGYVFLAMAALVWMTRPKRGAKASAGH
- the thpR gene encoding RNA 2',3'-cyclic phosphodiesterase — translated: MRLFLALWPGQGVRAQLHEWAASAHAECGGRVLRAQTLHLTLAFLDEVDPARLPVLFGLMQRTPLAPFSLTFDHLGYWSDRKIVWAGAPGVPENLMATRDALLSQWRATGARVVTQSFRPHVTLLRHARRAPADPYPRPLVWHCDGYVLVHSVRTPRGPHYRVLAEHRGTPPEGFFMTPPQKSTIPASQYGIVG
- a CDS encoding MarR family winged helix-turn-helix transcriptional regulator: MAVSKKTAQKTPVRLEDQLSFALYSASLAMIKAHKPMLDKLGLTYSQYLAMVVLWEQDDIAVNQLGARLGLDSGTLTPLLKRLETMGLLTRRRGEADERQVFIDLTPRGVNLRREARQVPAQIQAAAGQSDTAQKTLRNLLLQLRDALNDV
- a CDS encoding DedA family protein/thiosulfate sulfurtransferase GlpE, producing the protein MLFDLIARYGLWLVFLNILGQALGLPLPAYPTLIVTASTSLFPAVLIVALAVFAALLGDVLWFLAGRRYGHHILRLMCRLSISPDTCVSRTEGAMGRHGVRVLMFARFVPGLSALSVPMAGALGVPWRKFLLYDAIGAMLWSGVAVALGVGFASHIVAVLDAFDTLGRGVLWLVVVVFALYLLNRWLNRYRLLRSLRMARIGVKTLEDWMKDEVTPVVIDVRSAARRAIDPFTIPGALAIEPDDNLADQLRDIPRDRRIVVFCACPNEVTAARLAQQLRAQGFTEVRPLLGGLDAWRDAGYTVEKIDGVDMLVPAH